In Mycobacterium stomatepiae, the following are encoded in one genomic region:
- a CDS encoding YibE/F family protein, which yields MERVTHSHSHSHNLSSGPSPLGPLPAKIVVGLLVAIGLAVIAGAVLLWPSRQHVDIPMPYQSATGGSVSTERAHVLSSGLGDCGSPSASQVLTTTPQPGTPGSGRCVETLVAIDSGPNAGAKTLLESTPGPGQPQFKADDHIRVVRQIDAQGATTYAFYDFERGWSLVALALAFAVVIVAVARWRGLLALVGIVVAFLVLAVFLLPALRDGAPAVPVSLVASAAILYVVIYLAHGVNLRTSAALLGTLSALLLAAGLSWGAIELAHLTGLSDEQNSAVSAYLGSVSISGLLLAGFIIGSLGVLNDVTVTQASTVFELAHVGGDTSRRTIFLSAIRVGRDHIASTVYTLVLAYAGSSLPLLLLFSVANRSLSDVLISESVAIELVRSAVGGIALALSVPLTTAIAAVLAKPTEVSPVPAAPGDSRHTRT from the coding sequence GTGGAGCGCGTGACGCACTCGCACTCGCATTCACACAACCTGTCCTCAGGACCGTCCCCGCTGGGGCCGCTTCCCGCCAAAATCGTCGTAGGGCTGCTGGTTGCGATCGGGTTAGCCGTGATCGCCGGAGCGGTGTTGCTGTGGCCGAGCCGCCAGCACGTCGACATCCCGATGCCGTACCAGAGCGCGACCGGCGGATCGGTGAGCACCGAGCGCGCGCACGTGCTGTCCAGCGGGCTGGGTGACTGCGGCAGCCCGTCGGCCAGTCAGGTGCTCACGACGACTCCGCAGCCGGGAACGCCGGGCTCGGGACGATGCGTGGAGACGTTGGTCGCCATCGATTCGGGGCCGAACGCGGGCGCGAAGACGTTGCTGGAGTCCACCCCGGGTCCCGGCCAGCCGCAGTTCAAAGCGGACGACCACATCCGGGTCGTCCGACAGATCGACGCCCAAGGTGCCACTACTTATGCGTTCTACGACTTCGAGCGCGGTTGGTCACTGGTCGCGCTTGCCCTGGCGTTCGCGGTGGTCATTGTCGCGGTCGCACGATGGCGCGGATTACTGGCGCTGGTCGGCATCGTGGTGGCGTTTCTGGTGCTGGCGGTCTTCTTGCTACCGGCGCTGCGCGACGGTGCACCCGCGGTTCCGGTATCCCTGGTGGCGTCGGCGGCGATCCTCTACGTCGTCATCTATCTCGCGCATGGAGTCAACCTGCGTACCAGCGCCGCCCTGCTGGGCACCTTGTCGGCGTTGCTGCTGGCCGCCGGATTATCTTGGGGTGCAATCGAACTGGCGCACCTGACCGGGCTATCGGATGAACAGAACTCGGCGGTCAGCGCCTATCTGGGCAGTGTGTCGATCAGCGGACTGCTGCTGGCCGGGTTCATCATCGGATCGCTGGGCGTGCTCAACGATGTGACGGTGACGCAGGCGTCGACGGTCTTCGAGCTCGCCCATGTCGGCGGGGACACCTCGCGGCGGACGATCTTCCTGAGCGCAATTCGGGTGGGGCGCGATCACATCGCCAGCACGGTCTACACCCTGGTGCTGGCGTACGCGGGCAGCTCGCTGCCACTACTGTTGCTGTTCAGCGTCGCCAACCGATCGCTGAGCGACGTGCTGATCAGCGAGAGCGTGGCCATCGAACTCGTGCGCTCCGCGGTCGGCGGAATCGCCCTGGCGCTGTCGGTGCCGTTGACGACGGCGATCGCCGCTGTGCTGGCCAAACCGACTGAGGTCAGCCCCGTTCCAGCAGCTCCAGGAGATAGCCGCCATACCCGGACTTGA